CCCCCACCGCAGGCCCGTGTGCGCCGCGAACATCACCAGGTCCCCGTACGCCGGATGCCGCGCCCCGACCGCCGCCGCGACCGCCGGGACCGCCTCCCACTCGACCGCGCAGCCCGCCCTGGGCGGCGCGCCCGCCTTCGGACGCGGCACCCCGGCGGCGGGGTTCGACTCCACCCAGCCCGCCCCGGCCAGATCCCTGAACAACGCCTTGACGCTGACCAGCGCCCGGTTCTTGGTGTTCGACGCGCCCGGCCAGCCCAACGCCACCGCGAACACGTCCTCCCCCGTCACCCCGGCCACGTCCATGCCCAAGAACCAGGCGGGCAGGCACCGCATCACCTGCCCGTCCCGCTCAAGCGTCGACGCCTGCACCCGGCCCACCCGCGACCCCAGCCACCAAGCCGCCGCCTCCCCAACCGTCGAACCCCTCACGCCCCCGCCGCCCGTTCCGCGGCTTTGCGCCGCACCCGGTCGGGGAACGCCTCGCCTGTCTTCGCGCAGTGCTCCAGCGCGGCCCACCTGGCCAGCTTGAGGACCTCGTCCAGCGACTCCTCCCCGTAGCTCGCGCCCAACGACGCCAGGTAGCCGCACAACTGGGCGACCAGAAGCCGGCGGTCCGCGCCCCGCAGAGCCTTGGTCACCCGCTCAAGGCCAAGCGCGTGGTCCGCGAACGCGGGACGCTGGACGGCCGTCCACTCACGGGCCAGCGGCCACCGCCGCTTGTTCGAGTCGCCCGTTCGACACCGGTAGGTCAGCCATTTGGACGTGGCGTAGCACCACAGGTCGCCCACCCCCTCCAACGCCTCCTCCGGCGTGCGCCGGCCGAACTGCTTGAGCCCCTCCCTCAGGAACTCGAACTCGACCCGCAACACCCGGCTTTCGCCGTCCCAGCCCCCGCCGCGCCAGATGTCGCGCCAGTAGGCGTTGCCCTTCAGCTCGGCCTCAACGGTCTTGTCGTAGATCCGGGCGTGCACGGCGTTGCCGCGCTTGCCGAACGTGAACCCGGTGAACCGCCCGCCGTCCTCATAGGTGTGCAGGCCCCGGAACCGGCCCCGGAACCTGTCCCTGTCGTCCCCCGACAACTCCCAGCCGACCACGTC
This is a stretch of genomic DNA from Bifidobacteriaceae bacterium. It encodes these proteins:
- a CDS encoding site-specific integrase, with the protein product MRGSTVGEAAAWWLGSRVGRVQASTLERDGQVMRCLPAWFLGMDVAGVTGEDVFAVALGWPGASNTKNRALVSVKALFRDLAGAGWVESNPAAGVPRPKAGAPPRAGCAVEWEAVPAVAAAVGARHPAYGDLVMFAAHTGLRWGELAELRFSDLRAGGAQVAVSRAVTVGGLVKEPKSGRARVVPLDGAARAAVAYRAAGRGPGDLVFTSPMGERVARRNFTARSGWLEAAPGHHPHCLRHCYAVHLLDVPGVATSDIQRWLGHGSLATTERYLGS